In Sorghum bicolor cultivar BTx623 chromosome 8, Sorghum_bicolor_NCBIv3, whole genome shotgun sequence, one genomic interval encodes:
- the LOC8071537 gene encoding BEL1-like homeodomain protein 7: MMATYYSSQGSERDSQNMYSREPSNASYPMSSALGNLLYLNNPASGPYTEFSGILQSQQNCMEMPEPGHPSVMSQDSSARESDMLGSHQGQRSFGLVKDMKNEMLMHMMDGSQSSTADLIHDDAQNGIQLDFGVLNNHGSSNIPSVQGQGLSLSLNTQILAPSLPYWSVKPDMLSPHSYHDSLRVDDIRMKSMQSESSRAIRNSRYLKAAQELLDEVVNVWKNIKQKAQKEQVEAGKTDGKETEGGPKSEGVSSNPQESGANAAPELSTAEKQELQNKMAKLMAMLDEVDRKYKHYYHQMQSVVSSFDMVAGPGAAKPYTAVALQTISRHFRCLKDAINDQINVIRKKLGEEESSSGKEGKLTRLRYIDQQLRQQRAFQQYGMIPQNAWRPQRGLPENSVTILRAWLFEHFLHPYPKDSEKLMLARQTGLTRSQISNWFINARVRLWKPMIEDMYKEEIGDIEQDSNSSSDNTPRSKGKMVSSEDKEDPRSCTPRVCESSQLSESRGSMRTMNAVGGGAAMGFQNEPNPDDTFMNLMLKDQRSNGEEDGGLLLHNAVAQHQDENARFMAYHLAELGRYGNGNVSLTLGLQHSSSSSLSVPNAQQSFPGVGVGVGDDDIYNAAAAPLGVSVASSDYETMNQMDQRQRFEQSPLLHDFVA, translated from the exons ATGATGGCTACTTATTACTCGAGCCAGGGCAGTGAAAGGGACTCACAGAACATGTATTCTAGAGAACCCAGCAATGCATCCTATCCTATGTCGTCGGCTCTAGGGAACTTGCTTTATCTGAACAATCCTGCTTCTGGACCATACACAGAGTTCAGTGGCATTCTACAGTCCCAGCAGAATTGCATGGAGATGCCTGAACCTGGCCATCCTTCAGTGATGTCCCAAGACTCATCTGCAAGGGAGTCCGACATGCTTGGTTCCCACCAGGGTCAGCGCTCTTTCGGCCTAGTCAAAGATATGAAGAACGAGATGTTGATGCATATGATGGATGGGTCACAGAGCAGTACAGCTGATCTCATCCATGATGATGCCCAAAATGGTATCCAGCTTGATTTTGGTGTTCTGAACAACCACGGCTCGTCGAACATTCCCTCAGTGCAAGGCCAAGGTTTATCTCTCAGCCTCAACACACAAATCCTGGCACCTTCCTTGCCATACTGGTCTGTCAAACCAGATATGTTGTCGCCACACTCTTACCATGACAGTCTTCGAGTCGATGACATCCGAATGAAGAGTATGCAGTCTGAGTCCTCACGAGCAATCCGGAACTCAAGGTATCTGAAAGCAGCACAAGAGCTGCTTGATGAAGTTGTGAACGTTTGGAAGAACATTAAGCAGAAAGCCCAGAAAGAACAGGTAGAAGCAGGAAAGACGGATGGCAAAGAGACCGAGGGAGGGCCGAAAAGTGAGGGTGTGTCCTCTAATCCGCAGGAATCTGGTGCCAATGCAGCACCGGAGCTTTCTACTGCTGAGAAGCAAGAGCTTCAGAACAAGATGGCAAAGCTGATGGCAATGTTGGATGAG GTGGACCGGAAATACAAGCACTACTACCATCAAATGCAGAGTGTTGTTTCGTCTTTTGATATGGTAGCTGGGCCTGGAGCTGCCAAGCCTTACACTGCAGTTGCTCTCCAGACAATCTCACGACACTTCCGGTGCCTGAAGGATGCTATCAATGATCAGATCAATGTCATCAGGAAGAAGCTCGGGGAGGAGGAAAGTTCATCTGGCAAGGAGGGCAAACTAACTCGTCTCCGGTACATCGATCAACAGCTCAGGCAACAACGAGCTTTCCAACAGTATGGCATGATCCCACAAAATGCTTGGAGGCCACAGAGAGGGCTTCCTGAAAACTCTGTTACCATTCTTCGTGCTTGGCTCTTTGAGCATTTCCTTCACCC GTACCCTAAAGATTCTGAAAAATTGATGCTAGCAAGGCAAACAGGCTTGACAAGGAGCCAG ATTTCAAACTGGTTCATCAACGCCCGTGTCCGTCTCTGGAAACCGATGATCGAGGACATGTACAAAGAAGAGATTGGAGATATCGAGCAAGACTCCAACTCTTCCTCCGACAACACGCCAAGAAGCAAGGGCAAGATGGTATCTTCTGAAGACAAGGAAGACCCGAGGAGTTGTACGCCTCGGGTCTGCGAGAGCAGTCAGCTGAGCGAGTCAAGAGGCAGCATGAGGACCATGAACGCCGTCGGCGGTGGAGCAGCCATGGGATTCCAGAACGAGCCCAACCCTGACGACACCTTCATGAACCTGATGCTGAAGGACCAACGATCAAACGGAGAAGAAGatggcggcctcctcctccacaaTGCCGTGGCGCAGCATCAAGATGAGAACGCCCGGTTCATGGCGTACCACCTGGCGGAACTTGGGAGGTACGGGAACGGCAATGTGTCGCTCACCCTGGGGCTGCAGcactccagcagcagcagcctctCGGTTCCCAACGCCCAGCAGAGCTTTCCTGGTGTCGGTGTCGGTGTCGGAGACGATGACATCTacaacgccgccgccgctcccctCGGTGTCAGCGTGGCGTCGTCGGACTACGAGACGATGAACCAGATGGATCAACGGCAACGGTTCGAGCAGTCACCCCTTCTGCATGATTTTGTGGCCTGA
- the LOC8071538 gene encoding uncharacterized protein LOC8071538, with translation MDAGEVRHWNADVNGVSIHVAERGPEDGPAVLLLHGFPELWLSWRHQMAALAARGFRALAPDLRGYGDSSAPSDPAAYSIFHIVGDVVALLEHLQLTKVFVVGHDWGAQVAWHLCLFRPDLVRAAVVLGVPYFARHPRPVMEVFAAFGDGFYINQFQEPGRAESSFARYDVATVLKKFYSIEIDNLSAPSGVEIIDFLEASPSPLPWISEEELGQYAEKFQKSGFTAPLNYYRMWETNWRLLAPWNGAKITVPVKFIGGDKDIGVQSFGTEKYINSGAFKSIVPDLEVTVIEGHHFLQQEQAERVNSEMISYLVKFTSQEASTSQEVQIICIYASHREQVARQAEQQSMEVEADAEVRHWTADVNGISLHVAERGPADGPAVLLIHGFPELWLSWRHQMAALAARGFRALAPDLRGYGDSSVPTDPAAYSILHIVGDLVALLDHLQLTKVFVVGHDWGAQVAWHLCLFRPDRVRAAVVLGIPYFPRGSRPLTDRFVPLGDGYYINQFLEPGRTERAFARYDVATVLKKFYAMEIDEILAPPGVEIIDFLQAPSSPIPWMTDEELGQFAEKFEKTGFTGPLNYYRMLVTNWRLTAPWSGSKITVPAKFILSKNDVGLQSFGTEEYVKSGGLKENVPDLEVSIIEGHHFVQQEEAESVNSEILSFLNKFATEGGSA, from the exons atgGACGCAGGCGAGGTGCGGCACTGGAACGCGGACGTCAACGGCGTCTCTATCCACGTCGCCGAGCGGGGCCCCGAGGATGGGCCGGCGGTGCTCCTCCTCCACGGCTTTCCGGAGCTCTGGCTCTCGTGGCGCCACCAGATGGCCGCGCTCGCCGCCCGCGGGTTCCGCGCGCTGGCCCCCGACCTCCGCGGCTACGGCGACTCCTCCGCGCCGTCCGACCCCGCCGCCTACTCCATCTTCCACATCGTCGGCGACGTCGTCGCGCTCCTTGAGCACCTCCAACTCACAAAG GTGTTCGTGGTTGGGCATGACTGGGGCGCGCAGGTGGCGTGGCACCTCTGCCTGTTCCGGCCGGACCTGGTGCGCGCCGCCGTCGTTCTGGGGGTACCGTACTTCGCTCGTCACCCTCGCCCGGTCATGGAGGTCTTCGCAGCGTTTGGCGATGGCTTTTACATAAACCAGTTCCAG GAGCCTGGAAGAGCTGAAAGCTCATTTGCTCGTTATGATGTGGCGACTGTCCTAAAAAAGTTCTATTCCATTGAAATAGATAATCTCAGTGCTCCTTCTGGAGTGGAGATCATAGACTTTCTCGAGGCATCTCCCTCACCACTTCCTTGGATCAGTGAGGAAGAACTAGGCCAATATGCTGAAAAGTTTCAGAAGTCTGGGTTCACTGCGCCCCTCAACTACTACCGCATGTGGGAGAC GAATTGGAGGCTTCTTGCACCCTGGAACGGAGCCAAGATTACAGTCCCTGTGAAGTTCATAGGTGGTGATAAGGACATCGGTGTCCAGTCCTTTGGGACTGAGAAGTACATCAACAGCGGGGCATTCAAGTCCATTGTTCCAGATCTTGAAGTCACCGTCATTGAAGGCCACCATTTTCTCCAGCAAGAGCAGGCCGAGAGGGTGAATTCGGAGATGATTTCCTACCTCGTCAAGTTTACTAGCCAGGAGGCATC AACGAGCCAGGAGGTTCAGATAATTTGTATTTATGCAAGTCACCGTGAGCAGGTAGCGCGTCAAGCAGAGCAGCAAAGCATGGAGGTTGAGGCCGACGCCGAGGTGCGGCACTGGACCGCGGATGTCAACGGCATTTCGCTCCACGTCGCCGAGCGCGGCCCCGCCGACGGGCCGGCGGTCCTCCTCATCCACGGCTTCCCTGAGCTCTGGCTCTCCTGGCGCCACCAGATGGCCGCGCTCGCCGCCCGCGGCTTCCGCGCGCTGGCCCCCGACCTCCGTGGTTACGGCGACTCGTCCGTGCCCACCGACCCCGCCGCCTACTCCATCCTCCACATCGTCGGCGACTTGGTTGCGCTCCTTGACCACCTCCAACTCACAAAG GTGTTCGTGGTTGGGCATGACTGGGGCGCGCAGGTGGCGTGGCACCTCTGCCTGTTCCGGCCGGACCGGGTGCGCGCCGCCGTTGTCCTGGGGATTCCCTACTTCCCGCGCGGCTCTCGCCCGTTGACGGACAGATTTGTCCCGCTCGGTGATGGCTATTACATCAATCAGTTCCTG GAGCCAGGGAGAACTGAAAGGGCATTTGCTCGCTATGATGTTGCTACAGTCCTAAAGAAGTTCTACGCCATGGAAATCGATGAGATACTTGCTCCTCCTGGGGTAGAGATCATAGACTTTCTTCAGGCACCTTCGTCGCCAATTCCCTGGATGACAGATGAAGAACTGGGACAGTTTGCCGAAAAGTTTGAGAAGACTGGCTTCACAGGACCCCTCAACTACTACCGCATGCTTGTAAC AAACTGGAGACTCACTGCACCTTGGAGTGGATCGAAAATCACAGTGCCTGCAAAATTCATACTCAGCAAGAACGACGTTGGTCTGCAGTCCTTTGGAACTGAGGAGTACGTCAAGAGTGGCGGTTTAAAGGAGAATGTTCCAGATCTTGAGGTTTCAATCATTGAGGGACACCATTTCGTCCAGCAAGAAGAGGCCGAGAGTGTGAATTCGGAAATACTGTCCTTCCTTAACAAGTTTGCCACCGAGGGAGGATCAGCATGA